The Planctomycetaceae bacterium genome contains the following window.
ATCACCGACGACAGCATCAACGCCTCGCCGGTGTCCAAGGGCTTCTTCATCCGCAAGGGCGAGACCATCCCGGCGACGCTGGGCGAGGTGCTGGGGCGGTTCATTGTGGGTCCCGAGGCCGAAACCGCCGTCACCGAGTACAAGGACCTGCCGCGGCAGTTGCTGGCGCTGGCGGCGTCGCAGACCCGCGGCAAGCTCGACTACAAGGGCGAAGCCCCCGCGGCGTGGACGAAGGATTATCCCAACATCAACTTCTCCTGCGTGATTCCCGAGCTGCTCCAGATGCTGCCCACGCATGACAGCGTCGCCACGGGCGTCCAGTACGGGTTGATCAACATCAACACCGCCAGCAAGAAGGTGCTCTCGCAACTGCCCTTCCCGCTGACGTTGAAGATGGGCGCCACCGACGTGACGGAGTGGAACAGCAAGCGGGACACGCACATTGCGGCTATCGCCGACGCCATCATCGCCAAGCGCGACGCGACGCCGTACACCACGCCCGGGGCGGTGGCGGCCGATATCGTCGACTACACCCGCACCAAAGTGCTGGGCAGCACTACGGGGCTGGGATATTACGAAGCCCAGAACGCCCTGTGGAACGCCGTCAGCAACTGCGTCACGGTCAGCAGCGACATCTATGCCGTCTACATCCGCGTGCAGTTGGGCAGCGCCGGAACGCAGGGCACCAAGTTCTACGTGGCGATCATCGACCGCAGCAACTGCAAGCTGCCCACGGATCAACCCGCCATCCTGATGACGACGCGGGTGGAATAGCCTTCACGCCCAGGGTTCTAATCCCTGGGCTTACCGCAGGCCCAGACCGTCAGTGCGTCGCGGTACTCCCGGTCGAGGATGATCGTGCGGTTCTCGGCCGCGGACGTGACGGCGGCAAAACTGGCCAGCGTGGAGTTGACGATCTGGTCCAGCGGGATCAGCGCCTCGCCGCCGCTGCCCAGGCGGTTGACGAACGCCGCCACCTGGCGCAGGTGCCCGCGGTCGCTCGACGTCGTTCGCAGCCGCTTGAACGAGGGGAATCCGAAGCCCTCTAGTTCCTTGAAGTCTCGCAGGCGCAGCACGCGCTCGTCGCTGAAAATCTCCAGTTCGTCGCCCAACCAGTCGGCGCTTCCATTGGCGAAAAAGTTCAGCACGGCCGTCGAACCGTCCTCGAAACCCAGGCAGATGGCGGTGCGATCTTCGCGCACCAGCCCTCGCGAGGCCCGCGTCGCCGCCACAGTCTTGATGGGCGCACCGGCCAGCAGCGCCAGCAGATCGATATAGCTGACGGCCTGGCCGATCACGCGACCCCCGCCGCGCACCGGGTCGTGCAGCCAGTGTTCCGGCGGCACATAGCCGGCGTTGACAGTCATGTTCATCGTCAGCGGCTCGCCGCGCCCGATCAGCAGGCGCTGGATCTGGGCGACGTGGCGGCTGAATCGCAGGTTGAAGCCCACCAGCAACTGCCGGTCGCTGTGGCGGTCGGCCGAATGCAGCACCGCCTGCAGATCCGCAAGGTTCGTCGCCAGCGGACGCTCCACCAGCACGTGCTTGCGATTCTCCAGCGACTGGATCACCAGATCGGCGTGGGCATTGTGCCCGGTGGCGATCAGCACGGCGTTGACGTTGGCGTCGCGCATGATCGTCGAGACGTCGGTGACAGCCCGGCCGGCGTTGAACCGCCGCGCGAGCGCTCGGGCGGCATCGAGTTCCAGGTCCGCCACGTGGGCGATCTGCGCCTGCGTGCGGGCCAGGGCCGGCAGCAGAACCTCGCCGGCATGGCGACCCGCCCCGATGACCGCCACCGACGGCTCCACCGCCGATGACGAACGCTGTCGCTGGACGGGTCCAGCCGAACGGGCCTCGCCGGAACCGGGATACTCGACGAGCACCGCCCCGGCCAGACGTGTCAGTTCGGGGTAGTGATCCGCGACGTCCGACAGGGCGATCCGCCGTTCGATCAGCGCCTCGGCGTTCAGACGCCCGCCAGCCATGGCCTCGAGCACGGCCTGGATATCCCGCTGGGCGGACCAGCGGATGAATCCCAGGGGATAATCCCGCCGCCCCAGTTCGTAATCAGCGTCAAAGCGGCCTGGCCCCTGCGTGCCGGCGGCCGTAACCGTCAACTCCTTGCCCTTGACCAACGCCTCTTCACCAACCACGCTGCCCAGGCCCGTCAGGACGACGCGCCCGCCGCGGCGGCATAAGGCGCCAGCGGTCGCCGCAGCGGCGTGCTCAGCGTCGAGGTTGACTATCACCGCATCGGCCCCGCCGCCGGGCAGAGCCGCAGCGATGCGGCGCAGACTCTCGGGATCGTCCAGCGACAGGCTCGTCGCGCCAACCCGGGCCGCCAGCGCCAACCGGTCGGCGTCACTATCGGCGGCCAGCACGTTGCATCCCCCTGCCGCCAGCAACTGCGCCGTCAGCAGCCCGATCAGGTCCAGGCCCAGCACCACTGCGCTTTCGCCCAGCGTGCATTGGGCCAATCGCACCGCGTGCAGCGCGATCGCCGCGGGGATAGCAAAAGCCGCCGCCGCGTCGGAAACGGTCTCGGGGACAACCTGGCAGAGTCGCTGAGGCGCCTGGGCGATCTCGGCGTGCGGGAACAGCCCGGCAACGCGCTGCCCCGGCGCCACGGACCTCACGCCCCGCCCCACCGCCAGCACCACCCCGACGCCGCTGAAGCCCAGCGGCAGCGGAACGTTCATGTGGCGGTAGAGGGTCTCCAGCGTGGGCATGACGCCGCCCGCGGAGGCGGCCTGGAGCGCTTGGTCGATCTGGGCGGCCGACGCCCCGCCGCGAGCCGCCAGGGCGGCGGCACTGCCTTCTGCCAGCGTGCGATCGAACGTACCGGCCACCAGCGTGCGGCGCGTGCGGATCAGCACGCAACCGCTCTGGCACAGCGGGGCCTCGACCTGGCAGCCGCGCACGCCTCCGTTCTGCATGTCCTCAATGATCTGTATCAATATATTACCTCGGAAGTCGCAAAGCCCTTCTCGATAGTATCGGCTGAAAGACGTTGCTGCCAGAGCGGATGTTGGGGGGAAAAAAGTTGAAACTTGGACCATTGCAGGCCACAATGTTTTACCCATGGCAAAAGAGATAACATCGCGCAATCTGACGACCGACCGCGGGTCGATCTCACGCGCCCACCGCGAGGCGCTGCTGGGTCAGCGCGGCTGCGTGGTCTGGTTGACCGGGCTGAGCGGGTCGGGCAAGAGCACCATCGCCCGCGCGCTGGAGGAGGCCCTGACGACGACGGGGCGGCTGGTCTACGTGCTCGACGGCGACAACCTTCGCCAGGGTCTCAACGCCGACCTGGGCTTCTCGCCCCAGGACCGCCACGAGAACGTCCGTCGCGGCGGGCAGGTGGCCGCCCTGCTGGCCGACGCGGGCGTCATCACGATCACCGCCTTCATCTCACCCTATCGCAAGGGACGCCGCGAGGCGCGACAGGCCGCCCCGCACGCACGATTTGTCGAAGTCTACGTCGAGGCTCCCATCGAACTGTGCCGACGCCGCGACCCCAAGGGGCTATACCGCAAGGCCAAACAGGGCAAGATTCCGGACATGACGGGCATAGCCGCGGCAGCGCCTTATGAGGCGCCGCGCACGCCCGAAGTCGTTCTCCACACCGCCCGATACACCGCCGCCCAATGCGCTCAGCGCCTGCTGGCGTATCTGCGCCGACGCAAGATGATTCCCGCCGGTCCCACCCCGGCCAAGAAGCAAAGGTCCTCCCGTGCCGTATAACCTGACACACCTGGCGCAACTGGAAGCCGAGAGCATCCACATTTTCCGCGAGGTCGTGGCCGAGTGCCGCAACCCGGTGATGCTCTATTCGGTCGGCAAAGATTCCTCGGTGCTGGTCCGCCTGGCACAGAAGGCCTTCGCCCCCGGGCCGATCCCCTTCCCGCTGCTGCACGTGGACACGACGTTCAAGTTTCGCCAGATGGTCGAGTTCCGCGACGCCTTCACCGCCGACATCGGGGCCAAGCTGCTGGTACATATCAACACCAAGGCCCTGGAAGAGATCGGCCCGTACGAAAAATGGACCTGCTCGCTCTGCTCGAACCTGCTCAAGACCCAGGCGCTGGTGGAGGCGCTGAAGAAGTACGATTTCGATGCGGCCTTCGGCGGCGCGCGACGCGACGAGGAAAAATCCCGCGCCAAGGAACGCATCTTCTCCTTCCGCGACGAGTTCATGCAGTGGGACCCCAAGAACCAGCGCCCCGAGCTGTGGAACCTCTACAACACGCGATGCGCCCGCACGGAATCGTTCCGCGTCTTCCCGCTGTCGAACTGGACCGAACTGGACATCTGGAACTACATCTTCGTCGAGAACATTCCCATCGTGCCGCTGTACTTCGCCAAACCGCGGCCGGTCATCCGCCGCAACGGCATGCTGCTGCTGGCCGGCGAGCTCAACAAGCCCCTGCCCGGCGAGAGCGTCGAGACCCTCAACGTGCGGTTCCGAACGCTCGGCTGCCAGCTTTGCACCGGGGCCGTCGCCAGCGACGCCGACACGCTGGAGAAGATCATCGAAGAGACGATGGTGGCGCGCACCTCCGAGCGGCAGAACCGCGCCGTCGACCAGGAAAGCGGCAGCGCTTCGATGGAAGAGAAGAAGCGCGAAGGGTATTTCTGAGACTCAAAAGACGCTAAACCGCAAGCGGGTATTCCATGGACGTTAAAACATTATTGCATCAAAACGAAACTAAGGACATGCTGCGGTTGGTGACCGCCGGAAGCGTCGATGACGGCAAAAGCACCCTCATCGGGCGGTTGCTGTACGAGTCCAAGGGCATTTTCGAAGACCAGCTCTCGGCCGTGCGCAGCGCGTCTGAGCTGGGCGGCTCGGCCGGGGGCGAGTTGGACCTGGCGCTGGTGACCGACGGGCTCAAGTCCGAGCGCGAGCAGGGCATCACCATCGACGTGGCGTACCGCTACTTCGCCACTCCGCGGCGCAAGTTCATCATCGCCGACACGCCCGGGCACGAGCAGTACACTCGCAACATGGCCACCGGCGCCTCGACGGCCAATCTGGTGATCATTTTGATCGACGCCGAACACGGCGTGGTGACGCAGTCGAAGCGTCACGCGTTCATCGCGGCGCTGCTGGGCATTCCGCACTTCGTGGTGGCGATCAACAAGATGGACCTGGTGGGCTACTCGCAGGACGTCTACCGCAAGATCGTCACCGAGTTCACGGAGTTCGCCGCCAAGCTCGAGGTCAGCGACCTGACGTTCATTCCCGTCAGCGCCCTCAAGGGCGACAACGTCGTCGAGCCCAGCGTAAACATGCCCTGGTATAAGGGCTCAGCGCTGCTCAACCACCTCGAGACGGTGCATATCGCCTCCGACCGAAACCTGATCGACCTGCGATTTCCCGTGCAGTACGCCCTGCGCCCCGACCGCACGTTCCGCGGGTTCCTGGGCACGGTGGCCTCGGGCACGGTCAAACCCGGCGAGGAGATCATGGTCCTGCCCTCGGGCGTGCGCACGCGCGTCAAGTCCGTCTTCGGCCCCGGCGGCGTCGAGTTGGCCGAGGCGTTCCCGCCCCTGTCGGTCGGCCTGACGCTCCAGGACGAAGTGGACGTCGGGCGGGGCTCCATGATCGTCCACGTGCATAACGTCCCGCACGTCGACCGCACGATTGACGCCATGGTCGTCTGGATGAGCGATCAGCCGATGACCCCGGGCAAGCCCTACACCATCAAGCACACCACGCGCCTCGTCGGCGGGACAGTGAGCGAGCTGCGATACCGCGTCGACGTCAACACGCTCCACCGCAGCGACGCGGCCGAGCTGCGACTCAACGAGATCGGGCGCTGTCTGATCACGCTGGCCCAGCCGGTGGCCTTCGACGCCTACAACCGCAACCGCGCCACCGGGGCGTTCATCATCATCGACCGCGTGACCAACAGCACCGTCGGGGCGGGCATGATCCTCGACCGCCTGCCCAACGAGTTGCTCGTCAACGAACAGAAGAAAGTCTCCGCCCCCGTCAGCACGCACGTGCAGACCCACGCCAGCCTGGTTTCTCCCGCCGAGCGAGCCGAAAAGCTCCAGCATCAGCCCGCCACCCTCTGGCTGACCGGTCTGACCGGCGCCGGCAAGACCACCACCGCCTACGCGCTGGAGCGCCGGCTCTTCGAGGCGGGGGCGGCCTGCGTGGTGATCGACGGCGAGAACGCGCGGATGGGCTTCAGCAAGGATCTGGGTTTCTCGGCCGACGACCGCAACGAGAACGTCCGCCGCACAGCCGAGATCGCCCGCCTGCTCAACGACAGCGGCCTGATCGTGATCGCGGCGCTGCTGTCGCCGTATGCGAGCATGCGCGAGACGGCCCGAACGATCATCGGCCCGGAGCGCTTCCTGGAGGTGTTCCTCTCGGCCCCCAAGGACATCTGCCGCCAGCGCAGCCCCGAGCACCTGTACGACCTGGCCGAAGCCGGCGAGGTCAAACAGTTCTCCGGCGTCAGCGCCCCCTACGAAGCCCCCGACGCGGCGGACTTGACCCTGCGAACCGACCAACTCGCCACCGACCAGTGCGTCAAGCAGATCGTGGCCATGCTGAAATCCAAAGGCGTGCTGAACAAGTAGTGTTTGGGTGCCATGGCGGCCGTTATTCAGCCGCCATGCCTTCAGGAAGCATTACCCGTGCGGGGGACGAAAAAGTGCCCCCTATGGCAACTAGTTTATATTGGATGCCAAAGTTGTCCTGTCTCGTTAAGCAACATACAATGCCTCCACGAGTATGTAATAGGGACTGAACTGACTTGTCTGGCGGTCTCAGCAGGGAGCGACAATGCAGGATTGGGGCACAACAACATGCCGCTGCAAGTGTGGCAAAGTCTTTGAACGACCCTCAAGCAAGGCTGGGACGTTGTTCAGTTGCAGCGCATGTGGACGCGTTCACAAAACCCCGGGAATTGGACGTCAATTGCAGGCCACAGCGGCCCAACTTGAAATCATACACCGTGCCGTCCAAAGGCATCGCCTCGCACTC
Protein-coding sequences here:
- the cysD gene encoding sulfate adenylyltransferase subunit CysD, translated to MPYNLTHLAQLEAESIHIFREVVAECRNPVMLYSVGKDSSVLVRLAQKAFAPGPIPFPLLHVDTTFKFRQMVEFRDAFTADIGAKLLVHINTKALEEIGPYEKWTCSLCSNLLKTQALVEALKKYDFDAAFGGARRDEEKSRAKERIFSFRDEFMQWDPKNQRPELWNLYNTRCARTESFRVFPLSNWTELDIWNYIFVENIPIVPLYFAKPRPVIRRNGMLLLAGELNKPLPGESVETLNVRFRTLGCQLCTGAVASDADTLEKIIEETMVARTSERQNRAVDQESGSASMEEKKREGYF
- the cysN gene encoding sulfate adenylyltransferase subunit CysN; this encodes MDVKTLLHQNETKDMLRLVTAGSVDDGKSTLIGRLLYESKGIFEDQLSAVRSASELGGSAGGELDLALVTDGLKSEREQGITIDVAYRYFATPRRKFIIADTPGHEQYTRNMATGASTANLVIILIDAEHGVVTQSKRHAFIAALLGIPHFVVAINKMDLVGYSQDVYRKIVTEFTEFAAKLEVSDLTFIPVSALKGDNVVEPSVNMPWYKGSALLNHLETVHIASDRNLIDLRFPVQYALRPDRTFRGFLGTVASGTVKPGEEIMVLPSGVRTRVKSVFGPGGVELAEAFPPLSVGLTLQDEVDVGRGSMIVHVHNVPHVDRTIDAMVVWMSDQPMTPGKPYTIKHTTRLVGGTVSELRYRVDVNTLHRSDAAELRLNEIGRCLITLAQPVAFDAYNRNRATGAFIIIDRVTNSTVGAGMILDRLPNELLVNEQKKVSAPVSTHVQTHASLVSPAERAEKLQHQPATLWLTGLTGAGKTTTAYALERRLFEAGAACVVIDGENARMGFSKDLGFSADDRNENVRRTAEIARLLNDSGLIVIAALLSPYASMRETARTIIGPERFLEVFLSAPKDICRQRSPEHLYDLAEAGEVKQFSGVSAPYEAPDAADLTLRTDQLATDQCVKQIVAMLKSKGVLNK
- a CDS encoding bi-domain-containing oxidoreductase; the protein is MQNGGVRGCQVEAPLCQSGCVLIRTRRTLVAGTFDRTLAEGSAAALAARGGASAAQIDQALQAASAGGVMPTLETLYRHMNVPLPLGFSGVGVVLAVGRGVRSVAPGQRVAGLFPHAEIAQAPQRLCQVVPETVSDAAAAFAIPAAIALHAVRLAQCTLGESAVVLGLDLIGLLTAQLLAAGGCNVLAADSDADRLALAARVGATSLSLDDPESLRRIAAALPGGGADAVIVNLDAEHAAAATAGALCRRGGRVVLTGLGSVVGEEALVKGKELTVTAAGTQGPGRFDADYELGRRDYPLGFIRWSAQRDIQAVLEAMAGGRLNAEALIERRIALSDVADHYPELTRLAGAVLVEYPGSGEARSAGPVQRQRSSSAVEPSVAVIGAGRHAGEVLLPALARTQAQIAHVADLELDAARALARRFNAGRAVTDVSTIMRDANVNAVLIATGHNAHADLVIQSLENRKHVLVERPLATNLADLQAVLHSADRHSDRQLLVGFNLRFSRHVAQIQRLLIGRGEPLTMNMTVNAGYVPPEHWLHDPVRGGGRVIGQAVSYIDLLALLAGAPIKTVAATRASRGLVREDRTAICLGFEDGSTAVLNFFANGSADWLGDELEIFSDERVLRLRDFKELEGFGFPSFKRLRTTSSDRGHLRQVAAFVNRLGSGGEALIPLDQIVNSTLASFAAVTSAAENRTIILDREYRDALTVWACGKPRD
- the cysC gene encoding adenylyl-sulfate kinase, whose translation is MAKEITSRNLTTDRGSISRAHREALLGQRGCVVWLTGLSGSGKSTIARALEEALTTTGRLVYVLDGDNLRQGLNADLGFSPQDRHENVRRGGQVAALLADAGVITITAFISPYRKGRREARQAAPHARFVEVYVEAPIELCRRRDPKGLYRKAKQGKIPDMTGIAAAAPYEAPRTPEVVLHTARYTAAQCAQRLLAYLRRRKMIPAGPTPAKKQRSSRAV